The Urbifossiella limnaea nucleotide sequence GGACCACGTCGAGGAACGCGGCACACCGGCCGCCCTCCGGGAAGCTGACGAACGCGGTGCGGACGGAGTCCGGGAGGGCGTCAGCGAGCCCGAGCATCTGCCGCTCGGGGCCGCCGTAGAACGTGCTCGCGGTCAGGTGGACGACGGTCATTCCCGGTCGCGTCCGTGCGGCAGGGGCGATTGAAACGAATGGGGAGTGTAGGGCCCGCAGCGGGGGCGTGTCCAGTGGGATCGGTTTGACGGTGGGTGACGCGAGCTTTGGCAGAGTGTTCGGCCGCGGTGCGGACCGCGGCCGAGTGGTCGGTGCGAACAATCACCCCTTCGCCACCTGCACCCACTGGTGGGACTTGGCCGAGTCGAGGATCGCGTCCAGTACGGCCTGCGTCTCCAGGGCGTCGCGGAAGGTCGGGCCGGCGGGCGTGCCGGTCTCCAGCCCCGTGATGAAGTCCGCGACCTGGTGCGTGAAGCTGCAGTCGTAGCCGACCGCGAGGCCCGGCACCCACCACTTGTCCATGTACGGGTGCTCGCCGCCGTTGTCGGTCACGTGGATCGACTTCCAGCCGCGAATCTTGCCCTCGTCCTTGTAGTCGAACATCTGGAGGCGGTGCAGGTCGTGCAGGTCCCAGGCCAGGCTCGCCTTCTCGCCGTTGATCTCGAACGTGTACTGCGCCTTGTGTCCACGGGCGTAGCGGGTGCTCTCGAAGTTCGCCAGCGACCCGTTGCTGAACTTGCCCATGAAGATGCAGGCGTCGTCGATACCGACCGGCTCCACCTTGCCGGTCAGGTTGTGCTTCCGCTCCTTCACGAACGTCTCGGTAAGCGCCGAGATGCTCTCCACCGAGCCGTTCAGCCACACGGCCGTGTCGATGCAGTGGGCGAGCAGGTCGCCGCTGACGCCGCTGCCGGCCGCGGCCACATCCAGCCGCCACAGCCCCTGCCCACCCTGCGGCAGGTCGGCGTTGATCGTCCAGTCCTGGAGGAACTTGGCCCGGTAGTGAAAGATCTTCCCGAGCCGGCCTTCCTCGATCAACTTCTTGGCGAGCGTGACCGCCGGGATGCGGCGGTAGTTGTACCACACCATGTTGGGCACCTTGGCCCGCTCCACGGCGGCGACCATCTCGCGCCCCTCGGCCACGTTCATCGCCAGCGGCTTCTCGCACAGGATCATCTTCCCCGCCGCGGCGGCGGTGATCGCAATCTCCTTGTGGAGGTTGTTCGGGGTGCAGATGTCGATCGCGTCGATGTCGGGGCGGGCGATGAGCTTCTTCCAGTCGGTCTCGACCGACTCGTAGCCCCACTGGTCGGCGAACTCCTTGGCCTTGGCCGCGTCCCGGGCGCACGCGGCCTTGAGGACCACGCGGTAGTCCGACGGGAAGAACTGGCCGACCTGCTTGTACGCGTTCGAGTGGGCGCGGCCCATGAACCCGTACCCGATCATCCCGACCCGGAGTTCCTTGCTCGGCATGGGAGAGCGACCTCGGCGTGGAAGGAGTGTGATGGGGAGGATACCGCCCCCGCTCACGGCCGGCCAGCTTCCTTCGCCGGCGGCGTGAAGTGGTCGTAAACGGCCTTCGCCACGTTCGCCAGTAGCACCTGTGCGGCGTTGTCCACGGCCCACCGCTGGTCGGCGTTCTCGTTCGTCAGGACGCACAGCGCCACCGGGCCGGAGGGGAGCGTCATGATGCCGGCCTGGGTGCGGGCGTTGCTGACCGCGCCGGTCTTGTGGGCCAGAAGCACGCCGGGCGGGAGGTAGCGCTTGAACATCGCAGTGTCGTCGCAGGCCCGGAGGTGGGCGATCATCGCCTTGCACGCCTCCTCGGAGACGAGCTTGTTCTCCTGAAGCATTTCCAGCAGCTTCACCATCTCGCGGGCGGTGGTGCTGCCGAGGCCGTACTTCTTGGTCCGCTCCGGGTCCACGCTCGTGGTGCTGCCGCGGAACACCTGGGCGTTGATCCGCGTCTCCGTCAGCCCGAGCTTCGCCATCCGCTCGTTCACGGGGCGGATGCCGGTCTGCTCCAGGACGAGGTTCGTGGCGGTGTTGTCGGAGACGGCGATCATCAGCCGCACGGCGTCCCGCAGCGGAAACGTCGCGCCGTCGGAGAAGTGCGACGTGAGGACGCCGCTGCCCGGGACGCGGTGCTCCTTCTTCAGGGTGAGCGTCGTGCCGAAGTCGATCTTCTTGTCGGCCGCCTGGTAGAACGCTTCGACCATCACCGGGAACTTGATCAGGCTCGCCGTCGGCATCGGCTCGTCGGCCTGGTGGTAGAACTCGGCGCCGGTCTTGAGGTGCTTCACGGCCACGGCGACGCGACCGCGGTGGGCCTTGAGCAACGGGGCGAGCGTGTCGGCCAGCTCGGCGGCCGTGGCCGGCCGGGCGAGGGACGCGAGCAGAACGAGTGCGGCGACGGTACGCATGTGTCACCTCCGGGGTGCGGTGCGGGTGTTGTAGCCGGGGGTGAACCGGCCCGGCTCGGTCCGTAGAAAATCGTCATGAGCGACGAGTTGATCGTGTCCGTGTCGGGCATCCGAGGCGTGGTCGGTCGCGGGCTCACCGCCGAGGCCGCGGCCCGGTTCGCCGCCGCCTACGGCGGCACCGTCGGGCCGAAGCCCGTTCTCGTCAGCCGCGACGGCCGGCCGAGCGGCGACATGCTGCGGCACGCCGTCATCGCGGGGCTGCTCGGGGCCGGCTGCACCGTCGAAGACATCGGCATCACGCCGACGCCGACGTGCGGGTTCGCGGTGCGGGCGCTCGGGGCCGCGGGCGCGATCCAGATCACGGCGAGCCACAACCCGGCGCCGTGGAACGGCCTCAAGATGTTCGGCGCCGACGGCGCCGTGCTCCCCGCCGACCGCGGGGCCGAGGTCCGCGGCCGCTACGAATCCGGCGACTTCCCGCGCGCCGCGTGGGACGGCATCGGTTGCACCCGCGTCCCGCCCGACGTGCTCGGAGACCACCGGCAGGCCGTCCTCGACCTCGTCAGCGTGGCGAGCGTGGCGGCGCACCGCTTCCGGGTCTTCCTCGACGCCAACGGCGGCGCCGGCGGCCCGCTCGGCGTCCAGCTCCTCGCCGACCTGGGGTGCGAGGTCGTGCAGCACGGCTGCGAGCCGACCGGCCACTTCACCCACGAGCCCGAGCCGACGCCGGCCCACCTCACGGACGTGGCCCCGTGGGTGAAGCAGTCCGGCTCCGCCGTCGGCTTCGTCCTCGACCCCGACGCCGACCGCCTGGCACTGATCGACGAGCACGGCGTCTGCGTGAGCGAGGAGGCGACGCTGGCGCTGGCCGTGCAGTACCGCCTGAACCAGGAGGCCGGGCCGGTCGTCCTCAACCTCAGCACGTCGCGGATGGCCGAGGACGTCGCCCGCGCCGCGGGGTGTACTTGCGTGCGGGCCGCGGTCGGCGAGGCGAACGTGGTCGGCCGGATGCGGGCGGAAGGGGCCGTGATCGGCGGCGAGGGGAACGGCGGCGTCATCGACCCGCGCGTCGGCTGGGTGCGCGACCCGTTCGTCGGCATGGCGTTCATTCTGAGCCTGATGGCCGAGACGGGGCGGCCGTTCTCCGAGCTGGTGGCCGGGCTGCCGCGGTACGCCATGCTCAAGACGAAGTTCGAGGTGCCGCGCTCGAAGCTTGCCGCCGCCTACGACGCGCTCGAGCGCCGCTGGCCCGACGCCCGCGTGAACCGCGACGACGGCCTGCGCCTCGACGGCAGCGACTGGTGGCTGCACGTCCGCGGCAGTAACACGGAGCCGGTCGTGCGCGTGATCGCCGAGGCGCCGACCGACGCGGACGTGAGGCGACTGTGTGACGAGGCGGGGGCGGTGGTCACCGGCTGAGGGCTCGTGATGACCGACGACTTCGACGGGGAATTGAAGCGCGCCGCCGACGCCCTCCGGGCCGCGTCGCGGGTGTGCGTGCTGACCGGAGCCGGCGTGTCGGCCGAGAGCGGCGTGCCGACGTTCCGCGCCTCCGACGGACTGTGGGAGGGCCACCGCATCGAGGACGTGGCCAGCCCGATGGGGTTCGAGCGCGACCCGCGGCTGGTGTGGAACTTCTACAACGCACGCCGCGCGAACGTCCGCACGGTCCGGCCCAACCCCGGGCACCACGCCCTCGTCCGGCTCGAAGACCGCTACGGCACCCGCTTCACGCTCGTGACGCAGAACGTGGACGGCCTCCACCGCGTCGCCGGCACAAAGTCGCTGCTCGAAATCCACGGCAGCCTCTACCGCACGCGCTGTACCTACTGCGGCGAGGTGCTCGACCGCGGGCTTGACGCCCTGCCCGCGATCCCGCACTGCCACTGCGGTGCGATGCTCCGGCCGGACATCGTGTGGTTCAACGAGAACCTCCCCCCGGACGTGTGGGACGCCGCTCAGATCGCGGCGTCCGAGTGCGACGTGATGCTCGTCGTCGGCACCTCCGCTGTCGTACACCCGGCCGCGTCGCTGATCCCGATCGCGAAGCGGACCAACGACGCCACCGTCGTCGAGGTCAACATGACCCGCACCGAGGCCAGCCACTACGCCGACGTCGGCCTGTACGGCCCGGCCGGCGAGGTGCTCCCGAAGCTCGTGGCCGAACTGGAACGAACCGCATGACCGCGACGCGACTGGACGGCAAGGCGCTGGGGCAGACGATGCGGGCCGAGGTCGCCGCGGAGGTGGCGGCCCGGGTCGCGGCGGGGAAGTCGCGGCCGGGGCTCGCGGCGGTCATCGTCGGCGACAACCCGGCGAGTCACGTCTACGTCCGCAACAAGCACAAGGCCTGTACCGACGCCGGTCTCGCCACCTGGGTTCACACGCTACCCGCGACCACCACCCAGGCCGAACTCCTGGCCCTCGTCGCCCGGCTGAACGCCGACCCGGCCGTTCACGGCATCCTCGTGCAGTTGCCGCTGCCGAAGCAGATCGACGAGGACGCCGTCCTCCGTGCCGTCACGCCGGCGAAGGACGTGGACTGCTTCCACCCCGAGAACGTCGGCCTCCTCGCGGTCGGCCACCCGCGTTACTACCCGTGCACGCCGCACGGCGTCTTCCACCTCCTCGCCCGCAACGGCTTCGACCCCGCGGGGAAGGAAGTCGTGATCGTCGGCCGCAGCAACATCGTGGGCAAGCCGCTGGCGCTGATGCTCGCCCAGAAGCGCACGGCCGCGAACCCGGCCGGCGGCGACGCGACCGTCACGATCGCGCACACCCGCACTGCCGACCTGACCGCTGTTTGTCGGCGGGCCGACATACTCGTCGCCGCCGCCGGCGTGCCGCGCGTCGTCACGCCCGAAATGGTCCGCCCCGGGGCCGTCGTCGTGGACGTGGGGACGAATTCCATGGACGGCAAGCTCGTCGGTGACGTTCACGAGGGCGTCGCGGCCGTGGCGGCGGCCCTCTCTCCCGTCCCCGGCGGCGTCGGCCCGATGACCATCACCATGCTACTCGTGAACACGCTCGCCGCGGCCGAACACATCGACGGGTGAGTGGTACAATTCCCGGTATGCGGGTCGCAATCGTCAACGATCTGGCGCTGGCTCGGGACGTGCTCCGGCGGGTCGTCCGGTCCGTACCGGGGTACGTCGTCGCGTGGGAGGCGGTGGACGGCGACGACGCCGTGACGAAGGCCGTAGCCGACCGGCCCGACGTGATATTGATGGACCTGGTGATGCCGCGGCTCGACGGGGCCGAGGCCACGCGGCAGATCATGCGGCAGGCCCCCTGCCCCGTTCTGCTCGTCACCGCGACCGTCGGCGGCAACATCGCGCTGGTCTACCGGGCGATGAGCGCCGGGGCGCTGGACGCGGTCGAAACGCCGACGCTCGGCCCCGGCGGCGTGCCGCACAACGCCGAGCCGCTGGTCGCCCGCCTCACGAAACTCGACGCCGCCCTCCGCGGGCAGACGGGCTCCGGTTTCGTCCCCGTTCCGGCGACGAAGCCCCCGTCGATCGACGTGCCGCGGATCGTCGGCGTCGGCGTGTCGACCGGGGGGCCGGACGCGCTCGCGGCGGTACTCGCGGCGTTGCCGGTCGGCTTCCCCGCGGCCGTGGTCGTCGTTCAGCACATCGCCGCCGAGTACGCCCCGGGTCTGGCCGAGGCACTCCGGCCGCGCTGCCGGTTGCCGGTCCGCGTGGTCGCCTCCGGTGAAGTGCCGCACCCCGGGACGGTCTACCTGGCCGCGACCGACGACCACCTCGAACTCGCGTCCGATCTGCGGCTGCGGTACACGCCGGCGCCGCACTCGGCGCCGTACCGGCCGTCGGTGGACGTGTTGTTCGCCAGCCTCGCCGCCCGCGCGCCGCGGCCGGGAGTCGGCGTGCTCCTCACCGGCATGGGCACCGACGGCGCCGACGGGTTGCTGAGGTTGCGGCAAATCGGGTGGCATACTATCGCCCAGGACGAGGCGACGTGCGTCGTGTACGGGATGCCGAAGGCCGCGGTCGAGCGCCGCGCGGCGACCGAGGTGCTGCCGCTGGGCCTGATCGGGGCCGCCGTCGTGAACCAGGTGCGGAGCCGGACCAGGTCTTGACCCGCCCGCGCCGGTTGCCCTTGCTCCCCACTTCGCCCGCGGGTTAGACTCTACCCACACCCGCCACGCGCCGCCGGAAAGGATTCCGCCCGTGACGCGCCCCGCGCCCCCGGACGCCCGCACCGCCGCCTTCCTCGAAGCCGTCGACGACGCCGTCGGTCGCGGCCGCCGTGGACTACTCGCCCGCCAGAAGCCGGACGGACACTGGGTCGGCGAGCTGGAAGGCGACACGATCCTCGAATCCGAGTTCATCCTCCTCCTGGCCTTCCTGGGCAAGGCCGACGACCCGCGCGTCCGCCCCGCGGCCAACTACCTTCTTCAGAAGCAGCTGCCGAGCGGCGGCTGGCCGAACTACCCCGGCGGCCCCGCCGAGGTCAGCGTGTCGGTGAAGGCGTACCTGGCGCTGAAGATCGCCGGGCACGCCGCCGACGAGCCGCGGATGCGCCGCGCCGCCGCCGAGATTCGCAGCATCGGCGGGGCCGAGGCGACGAACTCGTTCACGCGCTTCTACCTCGCCCTGCTCGGCCAGCTGCCGTACGCCGCGTGCGCGAGCGTGCCGGCCGAGATCATCCTGTTCCCGCGCTGGTTCTACTTCCACGTCTACGCCATGTCGGCGTGGAGCCGCACCATCTTCGTGCCGCTCAGCATCGTGGACGCCTACAAGCCCGTGACGCAGCTGCCGGGGTCGCAGGGCTGCCGCGAACTGTTCCTGAACCCGCCCGAGACGCCGCGCTGGCCGGCGACGCCGACGACGCAGTGGTTCTCGTGGACGAACTTCTTCCTCGGCGTGGACTGGTGCTTCAAGGCCGCCGAGAAGTTGCGGCTGACGCCGCTGCGTGGGTGGGGCGTCCGCGAGGCGCGGGCCTGGATGCGCGAGCGGATGGCGGAGAGCGACGGGCTCGGGGCGATCTTCCCGCCGATCGTGTACCACGCCATCGTGCTGAAGTGCCTCGGCGTGCCCGACACCGACCCCGAAGCCCGCTGGGTGATGAAGCAGCTCGACGACCTGTGCATCCCCGAGGGCGACACGCTGCGGCTGCAGCCATGCCTGTCGCCGGTGTGGGACACCGCGTTGTCACTCATCGGCATGGCGGACGCCGGCGCGGCCGCGGCCGCCGACTGCGACGCGGCCGTGCGCTGGCTCCTCGACAAGGAAGTGCGGCGCGAGGGCGACTGGGCGAAGACCGTGCGCGGCGTCGAGCCCGGGGGCTGGTTTTTCGAGTACCGCAACGCCTTCTACCCCGACACCGACGACACCTCGATGGTGCTCATCGCCCTGGCGCGCACCGGCCACGCGACGCGCGTCGCGGCCGCGCCGGCGGTCCGCCGGGCGCTCGACTGGCTGCTCGCGATGCAGAACTCGGACGGCGGCTGGGCCGCGTTCGACCGCGACATCGACAAGCAGGTGCTTGAAAAGGTGCCGTTCGCCGACCACAACGCGATGCTCGACCCGAGCTGCCCCGACATTACGGCCCGCGTCCTCGAATCGCTCAGCCACTACGGCTACCGCGTCGGTCAGCCGCCGGTCGATCGAGCCGTGCGGTTCATCCTCGCACGGCAGGAAGACAACGGCAGCTGGTTCGGCCGGTGGGGCGTGAACTACGTCTACGGCACCTGGCAGGTGCTCGTCGGCCTCGCCGCGGTCGGCTTCGACATGACGCAGCCGGTGGTCCGCCGGGCGGTCCGCTGGCTCAAGGACGTGCAGAACGAGGACGGCGGCTGGGGCGAGAGCTGCCGCAGCTACGACGACCCGACGCAGGCCGGCGTGGGCCCCTCGACCGCGTCACAGACCGCGTGGGCGCTGCTCGGGCTGATGGCCGCGGGTGAGACCGACACGGCCGAGGTGCGGGCCGGCGTCGAGTACCTGATCGGCACCCAGGCCGCGGACGGCGGGTGGGCCGAGGAGCCGTTCACCGGCACCGGCTTCCCGCGGGTTTTCTACCTGAAGTACCACCTGTACCCGGTGTACTTCCCGCTGATGGCGTTGGGCCGCTTCGCGGCAGGCTACGGGCGTCGGGAGTCGGGACTTCGGGCAGACCAGGCCCACCCGGCTCCGCGCCCCCGGATGCAGGCCGCGGCGGTTCGGTCCCGGAATACCGAATCCTGAATCCCGAATCCCGAATCCTGCCGGCGCCGCCGGCCCGGAGAAGGACATGCGCTTCCCGCTCAGCCTGACCACCGACATGGCCGGGTACATGATCAAGAAGAAGATCAAGCGCGAGCGGCGGTTCCCGCTCGTGCTGATGCTGGAGCCGCTCCACGCCTGCAACCTCACTTGCACCGGGTGCGGCCGCATCCGCGAGTACGAGAGCACCATCAAGGAGAAGCTCACCGTCGAGGAGTGCCTCGACTCGGTGGACGCGGCCGGCGCCCCGATCGTGAGCATCTGCGGCGGCGAGCCGCTGATCTACCCGCAGATCGGCGAGTTGGTCCGCGGCGTGCTCAAGAAGCGGAAGCACATCTACCTCTGCACGAACGGGATGTTCATCAAGAAGAAGCTCCACCAGTTCAAGCCGACGAGCCGGTTCTTCTTCAACGTCCACCTCGACGGCCTGGAGAAGACGCACGACAAGGCCGTCGAGCGGGACGGCGTGTTCAAGGAGGCGGTCGAGGGGATCAAGGCGGCGAAGGCGGCCGGGTTCATGGTGTGCACGAACACGACGGTGTTCCAGGACACCGACATGGCCGAGGTCGACGCCCTGTACGCCTACCTCTCGCAGCTCGGCGTCGACGGCTTCATGCTGTCGCCGGCCTACGGGTACGCGGCCGTGTGCAGCACGAACCCGGACGCGGCCGAGATCTTCCTGACCCGCGACCAGATCAAGCAGAAGTTCAACGAGGCGGCCGGGCTGTTCAAGAAGTACGCCATGAACACGTCGCCGGTGTACCTGGAATTCTTGCAGGGGAAGCGCGACCTGACGTGCGCCGCGTGGGCCAGCCCGACCCGGAACGTGAAGGGCTGGAAGGGGCCGTGCTACCTCATCACCGACGAGCACCACCCGTCGTTCGGCGACCTGATGGAGAACACCGACTGGTCGAGCTACGGGTACGGCAAGGACCCGCGGTGCGAGCACTGCATGATGCACAGCGGGTACGAGGTCGCGGCCGCGCTCGGCGTGAACAGCCGGCTCGGCGACAGCCTGAAGATGCTCCGCTGGCAGCTGACGTGACCGGCGTGCTGTTCGCGCTGGAGCG carries:
- the glmM gene encoding phosphoglucosamine mutase, which translates into the protein MSDELIVSVSGIRGVVGRGLTAEAAARFAAAYGGTVGPKPVLVSRDGRPSGDMLRHAVIAGLLGAGCTVEDIGITPTPTCGFAVRALGAAGAIQITASHNPAPWNGLKMFGADGAVLPADRGAEVRGRYESGDFPRAAWDGIGCTRVPPDVLGDHRQAVLDLVSVASVAAHRFRVFLDANGGAGGPLGVQLLADLGCEVVQHGCEPTGHFTHEPEPTPAHLTDVAPWVKQSGSAVGFVLDPDADRLALIDEHGVCVSEEATLALAVQYRLNQEAGPVVLNLSTSRMAEDVARAAGCTCVRAAVGEANVVGRMRAEGAVIGGEGNGGVIDPRVGWVRDPFVGMAFILSLMAETGRPFSELVAGLPRYAMLKTKFEVPRSKLAAAYDALERRWPDARVNRDDGLRLDGSDWWLHVRGSNTEPVVRVIAEAPTDADVRRLCDEAGAVVTG
- a CDS encoding serine hydrolase; this translates as MRTVAALVLLASLARPATAAELADTLAPLLKAHRGRVAVAVKHLKTGAEFYHQADEPMPTASLIKFPVMVEAFYQAADKKIDFGTTLTLKKEHRVPGSGVLTSHFSDGATFPLRDAVRLMIAVSDNTATNLVLEQTGIRPVNERMAKLGLTETRINAQVFRGSTTSVDPERTKKYGLGSTTAREMVKLLEMLQENKLVSEEACKAMIAHLRACDDTAMFKRYLPPGVLLAHKTGAVSNARTQAGIMTLPSGPVALCVLTNENADQRWAVDNAAQVLLANVAKAVYDHFTPPAKEAGRP
- the cheB gene encoding chemotaxis-specific protein-glutamate methyltransferase CheB produces the protein MRVAIVNDLALARDVLRRVVRSVPGYVVAWEAVDGDDAVTKAVADRPDVILMDLVMPRLDGAEATRQIMRQAPCPVLLVTATVGGNIALVYRAMSAGALDAVETPTLGPGGVPHNAEPLVARLTKLDAALRGQTGSGFVPVPATKPPSIDVPRIVGVGVSTGGPDALAAVLAALPVGFPAAVVVVQHIAAEYAPGLAEALRPRCRLPVRVVASGEVPHPGTVYLAATDDHLELASDLRLRYTPAPHSAPYRPSVDVLFASLAARAPRPGVGVLLTGMGTDGADGLLRLRQIGWHTIAQDEATCVVYGMPKAAVERRAATEVLPLGLIGAAVVNQVRSRTRS
- a CDS encoding bifunctional 5,10-methylenetetrahydrofolate dehydrogenase/5,10-methenyltetrahydrofolate cyclohydrolase, which produces MTATRLDGKALGQTMRAEVAAEVAARVAAGKSRPGLAAVIVGDNPASHVYVRNKHKACTDAGLATWVHTLPATTTQAELLALVARLNADPAVHGILVQLPLPKQIDEDAVLRAVTPAKDVDCFHPENVGLLAVGHPRYYPCTPHGVFHLLARNGFDPAGKEVVIVGRSNIVGKPLALMLAQKRTAANPAGGDATVTIAHTRTADLTAVCRRADILVAAAGVPRVVTPEMVRPGAVVVDVGTNSMDGKLVGDVHEGVAAVAAALSPVPGGVGPMTITMLLVNTLAAAEHIDG
- a CDS encoding Gfo/Idh/MocA family protein; protein product: MPSKELRVGMIGYGFMGRAHSNAYKQVGQFFPSDYRVVLKAACARDAAKAKEFADQWGYESVETDWKKLIARPDIDAIDICTPNNLHKEIAITAAAAGKMILCEKPLAMNVAEGREMVAAVERAKVPNMVWYNYRRIPAVTLAKKLIEEGRLGKIFHYRAKFLQDWTINADLPQGGQGLWRLDVAAAGSGVSGDLLAHCIDTAVWLNGSVESISALTETFVKERKHNLTGKVEPVGIDDACIFMGKFSNGSLANFESTRYARGHKAQYTFEINGEKASLAWDLHDLHRLQMFDYKDEGKIRGWKSIHVTDNGGEHPYMDKWWVPGLAVGYDCSFTHQVADFITGLETGTPAGPTFRDALETQAVLDAILDSAKSHQWVQVAKG
- the hpnH gene encoding adenosyl-hopene transferase HpnH, with product MRFPLSLTTDMAGYMIKKKIKRERRFPLVLMLEPLHACNLTCTGCGRIREYESTIKEKLTVEECLDSVDAAGAPIVSICGGEPLIYPQIGELVRGVLKKRKHIYLCTNGMFIKKKLHQFKPTSRFFFNVHLDGLEKTHDKAVERDGVFKEAVEGIKAAKAAGFMVCTNTTVFQDTDMAEVDALYAYLSQLGVDGFMLSPAYGYAAVCSTNPDAAEIFLTRDQIKQKFNEAAGLFKKYAMNTSPVYLEFLQGKRDLTCAAWASPTRNVKGWKGPCYLITDEHHPSFGDLMENTDWSSYGYGKDPRCEHCMMHSGYEVAAALGVNSRLGDSLKMLRWQLT
- the shc gene encoding squalene--hopene cyclase, encoding MTRPAPPDARTAAFLEAVDDAVGRGRRGLLARQKPDGHWVGELEGDTILESEFILLLAFLGKADDPRVRPAANYLLQKQLPSGGWPNYPGGPAEVSVSVKAYLALKIAGHAADEPRMRRAAAEIRSIGGAEATNSFTRFYLALLGQLPYAACASVPAEIILFPRWFYFHVYAMSAWSRTIFVPLSIVDAYKPVTQLPGSQGCRELFLNPPETPRWPATPTTQWFSWTNFFLGVDWCFKAAEKLRLTPLRGWGVREARAWMRERMAESDGLGAIFPPIVYHAIVLKCLGVPDTDPEARWVMKQLDDLCIPEGDTLRLQPCLSPVWDTALSLIGMADAGAAAAADCDAAVRWLLDKEVRREGDWAKTVRGVEPGGWFFEYRNAFYPDTDDTSMVLIALARTGHATRVAAAPAVRRALDWLLAMQNSDGGWAAFDRDIDKQVLEKVPFADHNAMLDPSCPDITARVLESLSHYGYRVGQPPVDRAVRFILARQEDNGSWFGRWGVNYVYGTWQVLVGLAAVGFDMTQPVVRRAVRWLKDVQNEDGGWGESCRSYDDPTQAGVGPSTASQTAWALLGLMAAGETDTAEVRAGVEYLIGTQAADGGWAEEPFTGTGFPRVFYLKYHLYPVYFPLMALGRFAAGYGRRESGLRADQAHPAPRPRMQAAAVRSRNTES
- a CDS encoding SIR2 family NAD-dependent protein deacylase; amino-acid sequence: MTDDFDGELKRAADALRAASRVCVLTGAGVSAESGVPTFRASDGLWEGHRIEDVASPMGFERDPRLVWNFYNARRANVRTVRPNPGHHALVRLEDRYGTRFTLVTQNVDGLHRVAGTKSLLEIHGSLYRTRCTYCGEVLDRGLDALPAIPHCHCGAMLRPDIVWFNENLPPDVWDAAQIAASECDVMLVVGTSAVVHPAASLIPIAKRTNDATVVEVNMTRTEASHYADVGLYGPAGEVLPKLVAELERTA